In the Aggregatilinea lenta genome, CAAACCGGATGGCAGCGCCCCGGCGCGCGTCGGGGACCTGGACGGCGTGCTGAGCGCCAACTGGTCGCCGGACGGCACGCAGCTTGTGGCGGCGGTCCAGGTGACGCCGTTCACGTCGAGCATCGTCACGATCGATGCGGCCAGCGGCGCAGCGACCCCGCTCACCGAAGGCGCGGCGGATACGGTCCCGGTGTGGTCGCCGGACGGCGCGTACATCGCGTTCGTGCGCGGCGACACGCTGATGATCGTGCGCAGTACGGGCGAAGACGAGCGCCTCGTGGTACGCCTGCCGGAGTCGGCGGGCAGCACCGGCCTGTCGTGGCGCGCCGCCATCGACTGAACCACCCGATTTTCTGCGATTTTACCAGCGGCGATCTTGCATAGATCGCCGCTTTGGTTGTATCGTCACGGCAGATCCCTGCGCTGATTCCTTGAGGAGACGACCATGCCTCAGTTTGCACGCTATTCCACGCCGACCGGCCTGTTGTGGGGCCTCGTCATCGACAATGTGATCCACGAATGGGACGGCGATCCGCTGGCGCTGACCGCCAAACCGTCGCCGGGCGAGGCGCTGTTCGCGGTGGACGCCGCGCCGCTGGTCGCACCTGCCACGCCGAGCAAAATCGTCGCGGTGGGGCGCAACTACGCCGCGCACGCCGCCGAGCATCAGGCCGACGTGCCCGACGAGCCGATGTTGTTCCTCAAGCCCTCGACCGCGATCCTCGCCCCCGGCGCGACGATCCAGATCCCGGCGGGGATCGGGCGCGTGGACGAAGAAGCGGAGTTGGCCGTGATCATCGGGCGGACGGCGCACAAGGTCCGCCGCGAGGACGCGCTCGATTACGTGCTGGGCTACACCTGCGCCAACGACGTCAGCGCGCGCGTCTTCCAGAAGAAGGACGGGCAGTGGGGCCGCGCGAAGGGCTTCGACACGTTCTGCCCGCTTGGCCCGATCATCAACACGGACCTGAACCCGTCCGACCTGCTCGTGCGCGGCTGGATCGGGGACCGGATGGTGCAGGAGGACCGCACGTCGAGCATGGTCTTCGACGTGCCCGCGCTGATCGCGTTCATCAGCGGCGTGATGACGCTGCTGCCCGGCGACGTGATCCTGACCGGCACGCCTGCGGGCGTCAGCGAGCTGCACGACGGCGACACCGTGCGCGTCGAGATCGAGGGCATCGGCACGCTGCGGAACGGGGTGAGGGTGGGGGAATAAAGCTGCTACTGCTGCGCGTCGCTGCCCAGCCAAAATTCATCGGGCAGCGGCGCGTCAAAATCCTCGCTGATCCAGCCGCCGGGATGTAAACCCGGTATGCGCTTTCCTACGCTTGCCGGTGCAAGACGCGCTAAGGGCTTATCTCCATCCATAAGAACGATCTCTGTGCCCTCACGGACAAGATCAAGTAGTTCTTTCAGATTCGCTTCCGCTTCCTGAACCTCTATGGACTTCGCTCCCATTTCTACTCGCTCTTAATTTCACCTATCCGTACTTACTTTCCTACATCCAAGCAGAGTTATACACTATACGCTAGGCATATAGTACCAGAACTTGGAGACAAAATGGTTTATCGAGTCAATCTCTTTTCCCCTGAAACCTACGAAGCTTTTTCAAATTCCGACAGAGATGTTTCTGGCTTTCGGCCACGACAGCAAAAGACTGCGTCTCAAGTTCTTCCAGGCGACAAACTTGTTTGCTATATGACGAAACTATCGCGTTGGATTGGGATCCTTGAAGTTATTGATGGTCCCTATCATGATGACACACCCATCTTTTATCCTGAGAATGATCCCTTTACTGTGAGATTCAAAGTTAAGTCACTTGTCTGGCTAGAAAAAGAGTTCGCAATACCGATTAAAGAGGATTTTGTTTGGAACTCTCTGTCCTTTACAAAAGGGCATGACAAAAACTCTTCTCAATGGACAGGTCGCGTACGCGGAAGCCTGCGGGAACAGACAACTCGAGATGGACAGTTTTTAGAAAAGTTACTTCTCGCTCAGCAGAGCGATCCGATCAAATACCCTATTGCTGAAAATGAATATAGACGCCTATTTGCTCACACCATCCGTCGAGCGGGCAAAGTAGTTACAGTCTCCGTACCCGAAAATGAAGATGCGACGACCGGGGTTTTACCACAGCCAGAACCGGAAATCCGCGAGTCTTTTAAGATTCAGGCGCTCCTGGCAAGCATCGGGGCCGAGATGGGAATGCGTATATGGCTGCCACGAAGCGATAGGGGCCGAGTTTTGTCCGAATGGCGATCAAAACAAGATGCGTTGCTGGATTCATTACCGCTCAACTACGATGAGATAACACTCAAGACAATTGAGCAGATCGACGTGTTATGGCTTAAAGGGCGATCCATCATGCGAGCGTTCGAGGTGGAGCATACCACTTCGATCTATTCTGGCATCTTGCGCATGGCCGATCTGTTGGCGCTTCAACCGAACATGGACATCAAGCTGCACATCGTCGCGCCGATAGAGCGGCAGGAAAAGGTTTTTCAGGAATTGAGACGTCCTGTCTTCTCACTCCTTGAAAAAGGGCCGCTTTTCGAAAGCTGCACGTATCTTTCATATGACAGTATCCGTGAGCTTGCAAAGGAAAAGCACCTCTCCCACCTATCTGATTCGGTACTCGACGAATACGCAGAAGAAGCTGAATAGCCAGGCAAAAACAGCGCCCCTGACCGTATCGTGCAGCCAGGGGCGCTTCACATTCCCTTACCTAATCTACGCCTGCATCCCTACGACACCGGATCGAAGCGGTACAGCCTGCCGCTGTAACCCACGATGTACAGGTTCCCCGCCTCGTCCTCACCGAACGACGCGATCTGCGGGCCGCTCGCCATCGACTGCCCGTACTGCCATTCGCCCGCTGCATCGCGCTGAATCCAGTACAGCACGCCGTTGCACCAGTCGCCGTAGAAGTAGGTCCCGTCCAGCTCCGGCACGGTCGTGCCGCGATAGACGTAGCCGCCCGTCACCGAGCACGAGCCGTCGCTGTGCGCGTATTCCGCGATGGGCATCACCACGTCCGAGGCGGGATCTCCGCCGGAATAGGCGTGTGACGCCTCGTAAGCGTTCCAGCCGTAATTCTCGCCGCCCGTGCTGTCGGCGGGCTGGAAGTTCACTTCCTCGTAGACGTCCTGGCCCACGTCCGCGATGTACAGATCCCCAGTCGCGCGGTCGAAGCTGAAGCGCCACGGATTACGCAGGCCCCACGCCCAGATCTCGCCGCGCTGCGACGAATCGCCCACGAACGGGTTGTCGTCAGGGATGCCGTAGCCCTGGCCATCGGGCGGGTTGGTCACGTCGATGCGGATGATCGAGCCGAGCAGCGTGCCCAGATTCTGCGCGTTGCCTTCGGGATCGCCGCCGCTGCCGCCGTCACCGAGCGCCATGTACAGATAGCCGTCCGGTCCAAACGCCAGATGCCCGCCGTTGTGGTTGGAATAGGGCTGCTCCTGCTGCAAAATGATCTGCTCGCTGGCAGGATCGGCCACGTTCGGATCGTCCGTGACGCTGTACCGCGCCAGCACGGTATTGCCGTTCACGTCGGTGTAGTTGATGTAAAACACGCCGGACTCGGCATAATCGGGCGGGAAGGCCAGCCCCAGCAGCCCGCGCTCGGTGTAGTTATCGGTCAGCGCCTCGCGGCTGATGCGCTCTGAGACGTCGAGGAATGTGCCCGCCGCGCTGTAATCCGAGTTGAGCACCTGGATCACGCCGGTCTGCTGCACGACGAAGATCCGGCCCGTGCCGTCACCCGCCGAGGTCATGTACAGCGCGTGGGTGAATCCGCTGGCAACCTCGACAAGCTGGAACGGGGCAGGTGACGTGGCCGAAAGCTGCGGCAGATCCGACGCTTCGGTGCGGTCGGCGTGCGGGGCAGCCAGCGCGGCCAGCGCCACCACGGTCATCACGACTAAAACGGGGATGATCGTCTTCTTCATGCAGAGGTTCTCCTTCACTGGCCCCCCAACGATAGATGTACAGCGATCTTAAGTTCGCCGCGCCTCCGGTGACAACTCGCCTGCCCACCTTAGTAATAAAAACGGCGCACGCCGTGGATGGCATGCGCCGGAACGTTTCGATACGATTGACGGCAGAACGGGCCGGGCTTATCGCTGCTCGATGACCTCGTCGAACGTGAGCTGATCGCCCACGCGCACGCGGTCGAGTAAGCTGGGATTCGCTTCGATCAGGTACGTGGCCGGATGCTTGGACGCATAATAGGGCCGCCACGGTTTCGCCAGCTTAGCGTCGATGACCCGGCCTTTGGCGTCCATCCAGACCGCGGCGATGGCAAAGGGCACGAAGAACATGTGGATCGAGCTGGTGGTGACGCTTTCGCCGCGAAAGACGAACAGCAGACCGTCATCTTCCGGCAGACTGAGGCGGCCCATCAGCCCTCTGAAGTGGCACCAGAAAGACTGGCACCACACAGCCCGCGCCAGCACGACCGATCCATTGCGAGCATTGCGGATGATGCGTTGTTCACTCATCGCGGGATGGTCAGGATCTGGCCGGTAAAGATCAGGTTCGGGTTATAGATGCCGTTCGCGCGCTGGAGCGCATCCATCGTCACGCCGTACATCAGGCTGATGCGGTACAGGTTCTCGCCGGGCCGGACTGTATGAGTCGTCGCGCCGGTCGCCGGCGTGGTGGGCTGCGTCGGAACGGTCGGAACCACCACGACGCCCGGAATGCTAAGCACCTGCCCAGAGTAGATCAGGTTCGGGTTGACGATGTTGTTGAGCTGGGCCAGCACCGCGGCGGTGGTGTTGTAGCGCGCGGCGATGGACGTCAGCGTGTCGCCATACGCGACCGTGTACGTGCCGCCCACGCTGGCGACCGCCGTCGGCTGCGCGCCGGGCTGGCCATAAATCGGCGCGGGTGTGAAGGTCGGCGGGACCGTGTACGGCGAGGTAACCGGGATGATCAGCGTCTGGCCGACGTAAATCAGCGCGGAATTGCTGAGCGAGTTGGCCTGCACAATCGCGGCAACGGTGCTGCCGTACTGCGCCGCCAGCGCCGACACGGTATCCCCGCGCTGCACGACGTAGGTCACCGTACTGCTGAATCCGCCTGACGACGACACAGGGGTCGAGGTGGGCACGGGGACGGTCGTCGCCTGCGGGGCGGTCGTGGGCTGAGGCGCAGTCGTCGCTACCGGGGCGGAGGTGGGCTGTGGTGCGGTCGTCGGCTGCGGGGCCTGTGTCTCCACCGGCGCGGACCCCGTCGGGCCGAGGTAGGCGTCGTCGAGGAAGATGTTCGTCGTGCCGACGAAGTCCTGCGGCTGGCTGCGCACGAAGGCCGTCACCGCCGTACTGGATGAGGTCGCCGTAACCGACAGCATGCGGTACTGGTCGTAATACTCGACCGGCGCGGACCACACAATATTGCTGCTGGCCGGATCGGTGCCGCCGGTCGGGTCGATGCCAACGCGGATCTGCACGTCGTTCGGGTCTTCGCTGGCGCTCGGGTTGTCAAAGGTCGCGGAGGACCAGATGTAGGCG is a window encoding:
- a CDS encoding fumarylacetoacetate hydrolase family protein; its protein translation is MPQFARYSTPTGLLWGLVIDNVIHEWDGDPLALTAKPSPGEALFAVDAAPLVAPATPSKIVAVGRNYAAHAAEHQADVPDEPMLFLKPSTAILAPGATIQIPAGIGRVDEEAELAVIIGRTAHKVRREDALDYVLGYTCANDVSARVFQKKDGQWGRAKGFDTFCPLGPIINTDLNPSDLLVRGWIGDRMVQEDRTSSMVFDVPALIAFISGVMTLLPGDVILTGTPAGVSELHDGDTVRVEIEGIGTLRNGVRVGE
- a CDS encoding type II toxin-antitoxin system Phd/YefM family antitoxin is translated as MGAKSIEVQEAEANLKELLDLVREGTEIVLMDGDKPLARLAPASVGKRIPGLHPGGWISEDFDAPLPDEFWLGSDAQQ
- a CDS encoding PQQ-dependent sugar dehydrogenase, which codes for MKKTIIPVLVVMTVVALAALAAPHADRTEASDLPQLSATSPAPFQLVEVASGFTHALYMTSAGDGTGRIFVVQQTGVIQVLNSDYSAAGTFLDVSERISREALTDNYTERGLLGLAFPPDYAESGVFYINYTDVNGNTVLARYSVTDDPNVADPASEQIILQQEQPYSNHNGGHLAFGPDGYLYMALGDGGSGGDPEGNAQNLGTLLGSIIRIDVTNPPDGQGYGIPDDNPFVGDSSQRGEIWAWGLRNPWRFSFDRATGDLYIADVGQDVYEEVNFQPADSTGGENYGWNAYEASHAYSGGDPASDVVMPIAEYAHSDGSCSVTGGYVYRGTTVPELDGTYFYGDWCNGVLYWIQRDAAGEWQYGQSMASGPQIASFGEDEAGNLYIVGYSGRLYRFDPVS
- a CDS encoding DUF192 domain-containing protein, with translation MSEQRIIRNARNGSVVLARAVWCQSFWCHFRGLMGRLSLPEDDGLLFVFRGESVTTSSIHMFFVPFAIAAVWMDAKGRVIDAKLAKPWRPYYASKHPATYLIEANPSLLDRVRVGDQLTFDEVIEQR
- a CDS encoding LysM peptidoglycan-binding domain-containing protein, whose product is MRQRQYVSARALVGLVVALAVVVVSLGVIPSQRASAYQTGNLLQNPGFEAPFVSINGDTTLQVATGWQPWNLAGGSSSALNARPEYKAAPTNRVRSGSSAQEYNTFYATHDAGVYQRVAVTPGTALQFSVYAYIWSSATFDNPSASEDPNDVQIRVGIDPTGGTDPASSNIVWSAPVEYYDQYRMLSVTATSSSTAVTAFVRSQPQDFVGTTNIFLDDAYLGPTGSAPVETQAPQPTTAPQPTSAPVATTAPQPTTAPQATTVPVPTSTPVSSSGGFSSTVTYVVQRGDTVSALAAQYGSTVAAIVQANSLSNSALIYVGQTLIIPVTSPYTVPPTFTPAPIYGQPGAQPTAVASVGGTYTVAYGDTLTSIAARYNTTAAVLAQLNNIVNPNLIYSGQVLSIPGVVVVPTVPTQPTTPATGATTHTVRPGENLYRISLMYGVTMDALQRANGIYNPNLIFTGQILTIPR